In Microcaecilia unicolor chromosome 1, aMicUni1.1, whole genome shotgun sequence, the following are encoded in one genomic region:
- the LOC115471716 gene encoding uncharacterized protein LOC115471716 → MGKWAQYGKQYNKNWEKDDALKDWIHSVPGDNSKAFCRYCKCDIHAYHTNLLSHASTVKHKRNSAPFSSSRTLYDVDCHSKNVDHTVKIAELKLAAHIACHSSTPTIDHLGEVIKDISGKDIALHRMKCSALIKHVLGPAVHEELISDLDKNETVYSLIIDESTDIGPEKQLCVMVRYYSRSLKSITTTFLGIISLDSVTANEIFNTITKFLAANRLAIDRCLGLATDGCSTMCGKINFVIARFREVCPDIVHIKCICHSIQLSSSRALMVMPSNVEFMIAETYNWFYHSSIRQQKYKQLYECIDVGEEPMKILKLSDTRWLSIATCVQRVLEHYEELKLHFQIVKKEACSYTAELLYQMFSTPENKLYLVFLRPILQELSQVNKLFESDKASPVQLVTELLTLYRNMLQRILRPTTFTSWGATLAYNLENGSNYLPLAAINFGIEFQLSLHESQIERSSAEQIKEHCRDYLLELLKEIRQRLPDNIQQLESLVDLSPSVVLGAQKPQLLKLSFLPLYKGNLGDLEQQWMRISTLSWPTFSDNDIEQFWVTVVNHIDASGNHDFLQLGHFALCMLALPFSNAAVERTFSQMNLIKLKLRNKLRRGTLEALLHIRSYMRRRGICCREFTPTTKMLSKFNAVIYASDDDSIPEEYFTSS, encoded by the coding sequence ATGGGAAAGTGGGCACAGTATGGAAAACAGTACAATAAGAACTGGGAAAAAGATGATGCCTTAAAGGACTGGATACACAGTGTGCCTGGTGACAATAGCAAAGCTTTTTGCCGATATTGTAAATGTGACATCCATGCGTATCATACCAATTTGCTTAGCCATGCTTCAACAGTAAAACATAAACGGAACTCTGCGCCCTTTTCTAGTTCGAGGACTTTATATGATGTCGACTGTCATTCAAAGAATGTAGACCACACTGTCAAGATAGCAGAGCTGAAGTTGGCAGCACACATTGCATGCCATTCCAGTACTCCAACAATTGATCACTTAGGTGAGGTCATTAAGGACATTTCAGGCAAAGACATAGCTCTACACCGAATGAAATGTTCTGCACTGATCAAGCATGTTCTTGGACCTGCAGTCCATGAAGAATTAATCTCGGACTTGGACAAAAATGAGACAGTGTACTCATTAATTATTGACGAAAGCACAGATATTGGCCCAGAGAAGCAGCTCTGTGTGATGGTGCGCTACTACAGTCGTTCCTTGAAATCTATAACCACCACATTTCTTGGAATAATATCGCTTGATTCTGTTACAGCAAATGAAATATTCAATACCATTACCAAGTTTCTTGCAGCAAATCGTCTTGCAATAGACAGGTGCTTAGGCTTAGCAACTGATGGCTGTAGTAccatgtgtggcaaaattaatttTGTTATAGCAAGGTTCCGTGAAGTGTGCCCTGACATTGTACACATAAAGTGTATTTGCCATTCAATTCAACTAAGTTCTTCACGTGCGCTGATGGTGATGCCAAGCAACGTTGAATTCATGATTGCAGAGACCTATAACTGGTTCTACCATAGTAGTATTCGCCAGCAGAAATACAAACAGTTATATGAATGCATTGATGTTGGTGAAGAACCAATGAAGATTCTGAAGTTGTCAGACACTCGCTGGCTGTCCATAGCCACTTGTGTTCAGCGAGTCCTTGAACATTATGAAGAACTAAAGCTTCACTTTCAGATTGTGAAAAAGGAGGCGTGCAGCTATACTGCTGAGCTGCTATATCAGATGTTTAGCACACCTGAAAACAAGCTTTACTTGGTATTTTTAAGGCCCATACTGCAAGAACTAAGCCAAGTTAATAAGTTATTTGAATCAGATAAAGCGAGCCCTGTCCAGCTGGTTACAGAACTGTTAACGTTGTATCGCAACATGCTGCAGCGAATTCTGAGGCCAACCACGTTTACGTCATGGGGAGCTACTTTAGCGTATAATTTGGAAAATGGGTCTAATTATCTACCTTTGGCAGCTATTaactttggcattgaatttcagtTGTCATTGCATGAATCTCAGATTGAACGCTCATCTGCAGAACAAATAAAAGAGCACTGTCGTGATTACTTATTAGAACTTCTGAAGGAAATACGTCAGAGGTTACCAGATAACATACAGCAACTGGAGTCTCTAGTTGATCTTTCTCCATCTGTCGTCCTTGGAGCCCAGAAACCTCAACTGTTGAAGTTGTCATTTTTACCTTTGTATAAGGGGAATCTTGGCGATCTGGAGCAACAGTGGATGCGAATCAGCACATTGTCATGGCCAACCTTTAGTGATAATGACATTGAGCAGTTTTGGGTGACCGTAGTTAATCACATAGATGCTTCAGGAAATCACGATTTCCTTCAGCTGGGGCATTTTGCGCTATGTATGTTGGCATTACCTTTCAGTAATGCAGCCGTTGAAAGAACTTTTTCACAGATGAACCTCATTAAGTTGAAACTGAGAAACAAGTTGCGACGAGGCACTCTGGAAGCCTTGTTGCATATTCGCAGCTACATGAGGCGCAGAGGAATATGTTGCAGGGAGTTTACTCCAACCACTAAAATGCTGAGTAAATTCAATGCGGTTATTTATGCAAGTGATGACGACTCTATACCCGAGGAGTATTTTACATCTAGCTGA